Proteins from a single region of Paraburkholderia sp. PGU19:
- the hpnJ gene encoding hopanoid biosynthesis associated radical SAM protein HpnJ, protein MKTLFLQAPSYDGFDGGAGSRFQTKREIRSFWYPTWLAQPAALVKDSRLVDAPADGLSLETTLDIAVQYELVIIHTSSPSFPSDVQFAEHLKRRKPTTLIGMVGAKVAVDPQGSLAASDALDFVCREEFDFTCRDIAQGLPFESILGLSYRLPDGTITHNEARPILEDMDQLPFVAPVYKRDLTSKNYFSGYLKHPYVSLYTGRGCKSRCTFCLWPHTVGGHRYRTRSVENVLEEVKWIRDNMPEVKEIMFDDDTFTDLAPRAEEIARGLGKLGVTWSCNAKANVRYSTLKVMKENGLRLLLVGYESGDDQILVNVKKGLRTDMARQFSEDCRKLGIKIHGTFILGLPGETHETIKKTIQYAKEINPHTIQVSLAAPYPGTVLHKQAVENGWLKDSKVITLINDAGTQAATIGYPHLSREEIYLGVEEFYKHFYFRPSKIWEIVREMLVSWDMMKRRLQEGVEFFRFLRTRKA, encoded by the coding sequence ATGAAAACGTTGTTTCTGCAGGCACCTTCCTATGACGGTTTCGATGGTGGAGCGGGTTCCCGCTTCCAGACGAAGCGCGAAATTCGATCGTTCTGGTATCCAACGTGGCTCGCCCAGCCCGCTGCGCTGGTTAAGGATAGCCGCCTCGTAGATGCGCCTGCAGACGGCCTGTCACTGGAAACGACACTTGACATTGCCGTGCAATACGAACTCGTTATCATTCACACGAGTTCGCCGTCATTCCCGAGTGATGTGCAATTCGCGGAACATCTAAAACGGCGCAAGCCCACGACCCTCATCGGAATGGTCGGAGCGAAGGTGGCCGTTGATCCTCAAGGTTCACTTGCCGCAAGCGATGCGCTTGACTTCGTGTGCCGTGAAGAATTCGACTTCACATGTCGCGACATCGCGCAGGGGCTTCCGTTCGAATCCATTCTCGGACTCAGCTATCGCCTGCCCGACGGCACAATCACGCACAACGAAGCCCGGCCCATTCTTGAAGACATGGATCAGCTTCCTTTCGTCGCGCCCGTCTATAAGCGCGACCTGACGTCCAAAAATTACTTCAGCGGTTATCTCAAGCATCCGTACGTGTCGCTCTACACGGGGCGAGGCTGCAAATCCAGGTGCACCTTTTGTCTCTGGCCGCATACGGTCGGGGGCCATCGCTACCGCACGCGTTCGGTCGAGAACGTCCTTGAGGAAGTGAAATGGATCCGGGACAACATGCCTGAAGTCAAGGAGATCATGTTCGATGACGACACCTTCACCGACCTTGCACCAAGAGCCGAAGAGATCGCCCGCGGCCTTGGCAAGCTCGGCGTAACGTGGTCGTGCAATGCCAAAGCGAATGTACGTTATTCAACCCTGAAGGTGATGAAAGAGAACGGCTTGCGGCTCCTGCTCGTCGGCTATGAATCCGGCGACGACCAGATCCTCGTGAATGTCAAAAAGGGCCTGCGGACCGATATGGCACGCCAGTTCAGTGAAGATTGCCGCAAGCTTGGCATCAAGATCCACGGTACGTTCATTCTTGGTCTCCCCGGTGAGACGCACGAAACGATCAAGAAGACGATCCAGTATGCGAAAGAGATCAACCCCCACACGATCCAGGTGTCGCTTGCTGCGCCCTACCCGGGCACCGTCCTTCACAAGCAGGCGGTCGAGAATGGATGGCTTAAGGACAGCAAGGTCATCACCCTGATCAATGACGCGGGCACCCAGGCGGCAACAATCGGCTATCCGCACCTGTCGCGCGAGGAGATCTATCTTGGCGTGGAGGAGTTCTACAAGCACTTTTATTTCCGGCCGTCGAAGATCTGGGAAATCGTCCGCGAGATGCTGGTGAGTTGGGACATGATGAAACGGCGTCTTCAGGAAGGCGTGGAGTTCTTCAGATTTCTGCGGACGCGTAAGGCATGA